A single Lolium perenne isolate Kyuss_39 chromosome 6, Kyuss_2.0, whole genome shotgun sequence DNA region contains:
- the LOC127309910 gene encoding uncharacterized protein has product MVTDHELQDTISSEADDYERSEGDCFSKPMAIRDRGKKSHILWWGAYGGLAFDLQSFAKQIISLCCSASGCERNWSVFAHIHTKGRNRLEYKRLNKLSYVSYNRQMEARFQNLREQGSKAKKSNPLVLEEFQWDNEWVDINAEMVHEDQAQVMDGDTPLLWSQVDEAMSASSSLAGRSFPRRARGDLGESSARPIGPFLTYTRNHSRTRLVVHDEELRAELEAAELDKVIESEDEDNNDAAKNDQVQDVEFQIDDMLLDE; this is encoded by the coding sequence ATGGTTACTGATCATGAGCTACAAGATACTATAAGTAGTGAGGCTGATGACTATGAGCGTTCAGAAGGTGATTGTTTCTCCAAGCCAATGGCAATTAGAGACCGTGGGAAAAAGAGTCATATTCTTTGGTGGGGTGCATATGGTGGCCTTGCTTTTGACCTCCAATCTTTTGCAAAGCAAATTATTAGCCTATGTTGTTCAGCATCTGGCTGCGAGCGCAATTGGAGTGTCTTTGCTCATATCCATACCAAAGGGAGAAACCGACTTGAGTACAAGAGGTTGAACAAGCTATCATATGTCTCCTACAACCGGCAAATGGAAGCTAGGTTTCAAAATCTGCGTGAGCAAGGCTCCAAAGCAAAGAAGTCGAACCCACTTGTCCTAGAGGAGTTCCAATGGGATAATGAGTGGGTTGATATCAATGCTGAAATGGTCCATGAAGATCAAGCCCAAGTCATGGACGGTGACACACCACTACTTTGGTCTCAAGTGGATGAAGCCATGAGTGCCTCAAGTAGTCTAGCAGGTCGTAGCTTTCCTAGGAGAGCCCGTGGTGATCTTGGCGAGTCTAGTGCACGGCCCATTGGCCCTTTTCTCACCTACACTAGGAACCACTCAAGAACAAGGCTGGTTGTGCATGATGAAGAGTTAAGGGCTGAACTGGAAGCCGCAGAACTTGACAAAGTCATCGAGAGTGAAGATGAGGATAACAATGATGCTGCAAAAAATGATCAAGTTCAAGACGTCGAGTTTCAGATTGATGACATGCTTCTTGATGAATGA
- the LOC127305668 gene encoding large ribosomal subunit protein eL33w: MVKGRDGQRVRLYVRGTILGYKRSKSNQYESASLVQIEGVNTREDVAWYGGKRMAYVYKAKTKSNGTHYRCIWGKVSRPHGNTGVVRAKFTSNLPAEAMGRKVRVFMYPSSI; this comes from the exons ATGGTGAAGGGACGCGACGGCCAGCGCGTGAGGCTCTACGTCCGCGGCACCATCCTCGGATACAAGAG GTCCAAGTCGAACCAGTACGAGTCGGCCTCGCTGGTGCAGATCGAGGGGGTGAACACCAGGGAGGACGTGGCCTGGTACGGCGGCAAGCGCATGGCCTACGTCTACAAGGCCAAGACCAAGAGCAACGGCACCCACTACCGCTGCATCTGGGGCAAGGTCTCCCGCCCGCACGGCAACACCGGCGTCGTCCGCGCCAAGTTCACCTCCAACCTGCCGGCGGAAGCCATG GGGCGCAAGGTCAGGGTCTTCATGTACCCGAGCAGCATCTAA